From Synergistaceae bacterium, one genomic window encodes:
- the rlmN gene encoding 23S rRNA (adenine(2503)-C(2))-methyltransferase RlmN produces the protein MNDNYYDALELPLNDWQILFASWGEPKFRAGQVCQWIYAKKVFGYHDMSNLSKPLRQKLTENVLMTLPILIRQQTSRDGTKKFLWQLADGSRIESVLLNHGGHKTACISSQAGCPLGCTFCETGANGFTRNLTRGEILGQFLVMEKMNGSDINNIVFMGMGEPLLNEAAVFSAVRSLNDKDMRNLGARHITISTSGVVPGIEDLADFEIPLRLSVSLHAPNDALRSKLMPINKQYPLQKLTAALRRYHERTGERITFEYALIDHVNDEPEHAYEMAALLDGLAPYINLIPFNPIPSRPELARSDASRVKAFCAALSELKIEFELRKERGGDIMAACGQLAASGNLRTPS, from the coding sequence ATGAATGACAATTACTATGACGCGCTTGAACTCCCGCTGAATGACTGGCAGATACTCTTTGCTTCATGGGGAGAGCCTAAGTTCCGGGCAGGGCAGGTGTGCCAGTGGATATACGCAAAAAAGGTGTTCGGTTACCACGACATGAGCAACCTCTCCAAGCCCCTGCGCCAAAAGCTCACCGAGAACGTTCTGATGACTCTTCCCATCTTGATACGACAGCAGACTTCGCGGGACGGCACAAAGAAATTCCTGTGGCAGCTGGCGGACGGCTCACGCATAGAGAGCGTACTCCTGAATCACGGCGGGCACAAGACAGCCTGCATCTCGAGCCAGGCCGGGTGTCCGCTGGGCTGTACGTTCTGCGAGACGGGAGCTAACGGTTTCACGAGGAACTTGACGCGCGGCGAGATTCTCGGGCAGTTCCTTGTGATGGAGAAGATGAACGGCTCTGACATCAACAACATTGTCTTCATGGGAATGGGAGAACCTCTGCTGAATGAAGCGGCGGTGTTCTCTGCTGTACGTTCGCTGAATGACAAAGACATGCGCAATCTCGGTGCACGGCACATCACCATCTCTACCTCAGGGGTTGTTCCGGGAATCGAGGACTTGGCCGACTTCGAGATACCGTTACGTCTCTCAGTGTCCCTTCACGCGCCAAATGACGCGCTGCGCTCAAAGCTGATGCCCATCAACAAGCAGTATCCTCTGCAGAAGCTGACCGCCGCACTCAGGAGATACCACGAGCGCACAGGTGAACGCATAACCTTCGAGTACGCGTTAATCGATCACGTGAACGACGAGCCGGAACACGCTTACGAGATGGCGGCACTGCTTGACGGCCTTGCTCCGTACATCAACCTGATACCGTTCAACCCGATACCCTCGAGGCCGGAGCTTGCACGGTCGGATGCTTCAAGGGTAAAGGCGTTCTGTGCGGCACTCTCCGAGCTTAAGATAGAGTTTGAGCTTCGCAAGGAGAGGGGCGGTGATATTATGGCCGCGTGCGGTCAGCTTGCCGCGTCAGGTAATCTTCGTACGCCATCCTGA
- a CDS encoding epoxyqueuosine reductase QueH, whose translation MKSILLHICCAPDGSVPVPDLLAEGWNVTGFFYGSNIHPQEEYIRRLEAVNILAQHCGINCVLGCYEPEEWLDGVRGLEAEPEGGKRCERCFTIQLEASAREAVKLGCEYLCTTLTISPHKNASLINTLGQDIAASHGLQWENRIWRKKDGFLRSVRASRELGLYRQNYCGCTFSI comes from the coding sequence ATGAAATCAATTCTCTTACACATTTGCTGTGCACCCGACGGCTCTGTTCCTGTTCCTGACCTTCTGGCTGAAGGCTGGAACGTTACGGGCTTCTTCTACGGCAGCAACATTCACCCGCAGGAAGAGTACATCAGACGGCTCGAGGCTGTGAACATCCTCGCACAGCACTGCGGGATTAACTGCGTGTTAGGGTGCTACGAGCCTGAAGAGTGGCTTGACGGTGTCAGAGGCCTTGAGGCAGAACCCGAAGGCGGCAAGAGATGCGAACGGTGCTTCACGATTCAGCTCGAGGCTTCTGCGCGTGAGGCGGTGAAGCTGGGCTGCGAGTACCTGTGCACGACCCTCACCATCAGCCCCCACAAGAACGCCTCCCTAATCAACACGCTCGGCCAAGACATAGCCGCATCACACGGGCTTCAGTGGGAAAATCGTATATGGCGGAAGAAGGACGGTTTCCTCCGCAGTGTCAGGGCATCACGCGAGCTCGGGCTGTACCGGCAGAATTATTGCGGGTGCACGTTCAGCATATAG
- a CDS encoding HIT domain-containing protein → MQQLYATWRMSYIEAPKHDGCIFCDFPAEHKDDEHFIVHRGKTCFVIMNLYPYNPGHMMVIPFRHTNIYESLTDEEALELHSLTSKAITVLKKVMRPDGFNMGINLGQTAGAGVAGHLHRHIVPRWNGDNNFMPVLSETRVLSDAIANSWRKIKDAWNDSL, encoded by the coding sequence ATGCAGCAGCTTTATGCCACGTGGCGAATGTCCTACATCGAAGCCCCGAAACATGACGGGTGCATCTTCTGCGATTTTCCGGCAGAGCACAAGGACGACGAACATTTCATTGTTCACAGGGGCAAAACGTGCTTCGTCATCATGAACCTTTACCCCTACAATCCCGGGCACATGATGGTGATACCTTTCCGGCACACGAACATCTACGAATCCCTTACCGACGAAGAAGCCCTAGAGCTCCACAGCCTCACCTCGAAAGCCATCACCGTCCTCAAGAAAGTTATGCGTCCTGACGGCTTCAACATGGGCATCAACTTAGGCCAGACCGCCGGAGCAGGAGTAGCAGGGCATCTTCACCGGCACATAGTCCCGCGCTGGAACGGCGACAATAACTTCATGCCGGTTCTCTCTGAAACGCGCGTGCTCTCCGATGCAATCGCCAACTCCTGGCGCAAGATAAAGGATGCCTGGAACGACAGCCTATAG
- a CDS encoding ribose-phosphate pyrophosphokinase yields MLSRGNGLKIFTGTAHREFADRISSELNVPISDAKHYRFADGEIGVSLNESVRGSDVFIIQPTCAPVNENIMQLLIMADSMRRASASYVNAVIPYFGYARQDRKAKPREPITAKLVANLLTHGGIDRVITADLHAGQIQGFFDIPVDHLTGMKLLAEHFRTELYDQLSRGEVVVVSPDVGGVARARKFAVMLNTDIAIVDKRRNYEKQNVSEVMDIVGNIKGRTAILVDDIIDTAGTICHAADGLKERGCARVFACATHAVLSDPAVERIEACAIEKLVFSDTIPIPESKRSAKIMQLSIAPLFAEAIRRVHNEISISSMSD; encoded by the coding sequence ATCTTGTCCAGAGGAAACGGCCTCAAGATATTCACAGGCACAGCGCACAGGGAGTTTGCAGACAGAATCAGCAGTGAGCTTAACGTTCCGATTTCGGATGCGAAGCACTACAGGTTTGCCGACGGAGAGATAGGAGTCTCGCTGAACGAGAGCGTGAGGGGTTCTGATGTTTTCATCATCCAGCCTACATGTGCACCGGTCAATGAAAACATTATGCAGCTGCTCATTATGGCGGACTCAATGAGGAGAGCTTCAGCCAGCTACGTGAATGCAGTAATCCCGTACTTCGGGTATGCCCGGCAGGACAGGAAGGCCAAGCCCCGCGAGCCCATCACGGCGAAACTTGTCGCGAACCTTCTGACGCATGGAGGAATTGACAGGGTAATCACGGCAGACCTTCACGCGGGACAGATTCAGGGCTTCTTCGACATTCCTGTTGACCACCTGACTGGAATGAAGCTCCTGGCCGAACATTTCAGGACGGAACTCTACGACCAGCTGTCGAGGGGTGAAGTCGTTGTAGTGTCGCCGGATGTCGGAGGGGTTGCGCGTGCGCGGAAGTTTGCGGTGATGCTGAACACGGACATAGCCATAGTGGACAAGAGGCGCAACTACGAGAAGCAGAATGTCTCTGAGGTGATGGACATTGTCGGGAACATCAAGGGTAGGACGGCGATTCTGGTTGATGACATCATCGACACAGCGGGGACGATCTGCCACGCGGCGGACGGCCTGAAGGAGAGAGGATGCGCGAGGGTGTTTGCGTGTGCGACTCACGCGGTGCTGTCTGATCCGGCGGTGGAGAGGATAGAGGCCTGTGCGATAGAGAAGCTGGTTTTCTCGGACACGATACCGATACCCGAAAGCAAACGTTCTGCGAAGATAATGCAGCTGTCGATAGCTCCGCTGTTTGCTGAGGCGATTCGGCGGGTGCACAACGAAATATCGATAAGCAGTATGAGCGACTAA
- a CDS encoding GDP-L-fucose synthase, giving the protein MNKEAKIYVAGHRGMVGSAIVRELNRQGYTNIITRMHSELDLTRQSEVEEFFAREKPEYVFVAAAKVGGIGANSAALADFMYLNMMIEMNIIHSAFANNCKKLEFLGSSCIYPRMCPQPIKEEYLLSGYLEKTNEAYAIAKISGLKYCEFLNTQYGTDYISVMPCNLYGPNDNYHPEHSHVLPALIRRFHEAKISGASSVICWGDGSPLREFLYVDDLAELCVFLMNSYSGNETVNAGSGREITIKALTELVAEAVGYTGAVEWDTSKPNGTPRKVMDTSKAQAMGWHPKTDLRDGIRMAYEDYLTRQADRTRP; this is encoded by the coding sequence ATGAACAAGGAAGCGAAAATCTACGTAGCCGGACATCGAGGAATGGTCGGCTCAGCAATCGTTAGGGAGCTCAACCGTCAAGGCTACACGAACATAATTACGCGTATGCACAGTGAGTTAGACCTTACGCGACAGAGTGAAGTTGAGGAGTTCTTTGCACGCGAGAAGCCGGAGTACGTGTTTGTGGCGGCGGCTAAAGTCGGAGGGATAGGCGCGAACTCTGCGGCACTTGCGGACTTCATGTACCTTAACATGATGATAGAGATGAATATCATTCACTCAGCCTTCGCGAACAACTGTAAGAAGCTGGAGTTTCTGGGCTCGTCGTGCATTTACCCGCGAATGTGCCCCCAGCCCATCAAGGAAGAGTACCTGCTCTCTGGTTACCTCGAGAAGACGAATGAGGCCTATGCTATCGCGAAGATTTCCGGCCTGAAGTACTGCGAGTTCCTCAACACACAGTACGGCACGGACTACATTTCTGTGATGCCGTGCAACCTTTACGGCCCGAACGATAACTACCACCCCGAACACTCGCACGTTCTGCCCGCGCTGATTCGGAGATTCCACGAAGCGAAAATTTCCGGCGCGTCGTCGGTAATCTGCTGGGGAGACGGAAGCCCCCTGCGTGAGTTCCTGTACGTCGACGACCTCGCTGAACTGTGCGTGTTCCTGATGAACAGCTACTCAGGGAACGAGACCGTCAATGCAGGAAGCGGCAGGGAGATTACGATAAAGGCTCTCACTGAGCTTGTGGCTGAGGCTGTGGGTTACACGGGAGCGGTTGAGTGGGACACCAGCAAGCCCAACGGGACACCGCGCAAGGTCATGGACACGAGCAAGGCGCAGGCTATGGGCTGGCATCCCAAGACAGACCTCCGCGACGGCATCAGGATGGCGTACGAAGATTACCTGACGCGGCAAGCTGACCGCACGCGGCCATAA
- a CDS encoding TAXI family TRAP transporter solute-binding subunit, with amino-acid sequence MKKVIFIAMLLVFAAAFAAFAEPMPGGTRLVFTTGGAQGTYYGFGGVLAGKVGEKTSTKVTVIASGGSKANIEAMSDGDAQLGFTQSDVGAYAFKGTRLFENEKISDFSTVANLYMEQVQIVTLNPEIKTVADLKGKNVSIGAAGSGVFFNAVDVLKVYGLDVEKDIKPTYQSFGDSVEALQDGKIDAAFIVAGAPTTAVTSLAATKKVYLVSLDDEHIVSLLAESPYYSKNVISKNTYGTEDDAITVAVGAVVIARDDVSEADVYNFLYGVFENKDEITAAHAKGAELKLDFAASYTAVPYHPGAVKYYAEKGMKVSGKIVGD; translated from the coding sequence ATGAAGAAGGTAATCTTTATTGCGATGCTTCTGGTTTTCGCGGCGGCTTTCGCGGCTTTTGCTGAGCCTATGCCTGGAGGGACACGGTTAGTCTTCACCACCGGCGGAGCACAGGGAACGTACTACGGGTTCGGCGGAGTCTTGGCCGGAAAAGTCGGCGAGAAGACTTCCACGAAGGTAACGGTCATTGCTTCTGGCGGCTCGAAGGCGAACATTGAGGCGATGTCTGACGGCGACGCACAGCTGGGCTTCACGCAGTCCGACGTAGGGGCGTATGCCTTCAAGGGTACGAGGCTTTTCGAGAACGAGAAAATCTCTGACTTCTCGACTGTCGCAAATCTCTACATGGAGCAGGTGCAGATAGTAACCCTCAACCCTGAAATCAAGACAGTAGCCGACCTCAAGGGCAAGAACGTATCAATCGGAGCAGCAGGAAGCGGAGTGTTCTTCAACGCTGTTGACGTGCTGAAGGTGTACGGCCTTGACGTTGAGAAGGACATCAAGCCGACGTATCAGTCATTCGGTGATTCTGTCGAGGCACTGCAGGACGGGAAGATTGACGCGGCGTTCATCGTTGCGGGTGCACCTACGACGGCGGTAACTTCTCTCGCGGCCACGAAGAAGGTCTATCTTGTCAGCCTTGACGACGAGCACATAGTGAGCCTTCTTGCGGAGTCTCCGTACTACAGCAAGAACGTAATCTCCAAGAACACATACGGCACTGAAGATGACGCAATCACCGTAGCGGTCGGTGCAGTAGTTATAGCGCGCGATGATGTGTCTGAAGCTGACGTGTATAATTTCCTGTACGGAGTGTTCGAGAACAAGGACGAAATCACGGCGGCACACGCAAAGGGAGCAGAGCTGAAGCTGGACTTCGCGGCAAGCTACACAGCAGTCCCCTACCATCCCGGCGCAGTGAAGTATTACGCGGAAAAGGGAATGAAGGTATCCGGCAAGATAGTCGGCGACTAA
- the glmU gene encoding bifunctional UDP-N-acetylglucosamine diphosphorylase/glucosamine-1-phosphate N-acetyltransferase GlmU — MNSFCVLIMAAGKGTRMKSAIPKVLQPILDRPIIDYVINNALRAGIAPEDIGVLVGSGGELVEAHISQNFPTVNVLWQKEQLGTGHAVKSARQWWGRYKHMVVLNGDVPLLKPESLSELASCCEEYDCTVITFIADYHNEYGRIIRLKDSVSIVEYKDATEEQRRIQEVNAGCYAFRVESLDNVIDSITNDNIQHEYYLPDALGLMNARGMNTGAFTLPEEEMKGVNTQAELAEVTRVMRERILARWMKEGVRIVDPSTVYISADAELSPDVAIMPNVQILGKSRIGEGCYIGSGSILRNAVLGRNVEVVAYAVIEDSELQDDSKAGPFCYIRDGSCLEPHAFAGKFVELKNSRIGERSKVPHLSYMGDATLGHGVNIGAGSITCNYDGEHKHPTRIGNNCFVGSNTMFVAPVEIEDGAATAAGSVITRQVPENALGVGRARQTNIADWSSRKHHQA, encoded by the coding sequence ATGAATAGCTTTTGCGTTCTCATTATGGCCGCAGGAAAAGGCACGCGAATGAAGAGCGCAATACCGAAAGTGTTACAGCCCATTCTTGACCGTCCCATTATCGATTACGTCATCAATAATGCTCTCAGAGCCGGAATAGCTCCCGAAGACATCGGTGTGCTTGTAGGTTCAGGGGGAGAGTTAGTCGAAGCACACATCTCACAGAATTTCCCGACAGTAAATGTATTGTGGCAGAAGGAGCAGCTCGGCACAGGCCACGCCGTAAAGTCAGCCCGCCAATGGTGGGGCAGGTATAAGCACATGGTCGTGCTGAACGGTGATGTCCCCCTCCTGAAGCCCGAAAGCCTCAGCGAACTTGCCTCCTGCTGCGAAGAATACGACTGCACGGTGATAACGTTCATTGCGGACTACCACAACGAATACGGCAGGATAATACGCCTGAAGGATTCCGTGAGCATCGTGGAGTACAAGGACGCAACGGAAGAACAGCGCAGGATTCAGGAGGTCAACGCCGGATGCTACGCTTTCAGGGTAGAATCCCTCGACAACGTAATAGACTCCATCACGAACGATAACATTCAGCACGAGTACTACCTTCCTGACGCGCTCGGCCTCATGAACGCACGCGGAATGAACACAGGAGCTTTCACCCTCCCCGAAGAGGAGATGAAGGGCGTGAACACTCAGGCGGAACTTGCGGAAGTTACGAGGGTAATGCGCGAACGTATACTAGCCCGCTGGATGAAGGAAGGCGTGAGGATAGTTGATCCGTCGACGGTGTATATCAGTGCCGACGCGGAACTGTCTCCAGATGTCGCGATAATGCCCAACGTCCAGATTCTCGGGAAGAGCAGAATCGGCGAAGGCTGCTATATCGGTTCAGGCTCAATCCTGAGGAATGCTGTACTTGGCCGGAACGTCGAGGTTGTAGCGTACGCAGTTATTGAGGACAGCGAGCTTCAGGACGACTCGAAGGCCGGGCCTTTCTGCTACATTCGGGATGGCTCATGCTTAGAACCTCACGCGTTTGCAGGGAAGTTCGTCGAGCTCAAGAACTCACGGATAGGCGAGAGGAGCAAAGTCCCTCACCTGTCGTACATGGGAGACGCGACGCTCGGACACGGCGTGAACATCGGAGCGGGAAGCATAACCTGCAACTACGACGGGGAACACAAGCACCCAACGCGCATCGGCAACAACTGTTTTGTCGGCTCTAACACAATGTTCGTAGCACCCGTAGAAATCGAGGACGGTGCAGCTACAGCGGCGGGGTCCGTGATAACCCGGCAAGTCCCTGAAAACGCACTAGGAGTAGGCAGGGCACGGCAGACAAATATTGCGGACTGGTCATCAAGGAAACACCATCAAGCCTAA
- a CDS encoding TRAP transporter fused permease subunit yields the protein MSDTDLTKEDIAQMEANVDAVMKKYDRESNVRHWYGTPAVIVRWLSALFSVYCIYVTLFSTAMPEVRLNVFLGLILILGYLHYPIRKTHHRVNHIPIYDVIIMLAGVIPFFYFAYNAESIIRLALRVTSPRNPNYRIMITMAVLAILSAMELCRRCVGIPILCVVGALMVYAFSTVRFGKVIYDLFYSTGDGLRSTPIEVCAKYIVVFIIFGAFLERTGISTFFINLANAIAGASAGGPAKVAVISSALCGMVSGSSVGNTVTTGSVTIPMMKRTGYRPEFAGAVEAAASTGGQIMPPIMGAAAFLMAEYMGIPYSQVALKAILPAVLYFTGIYIAVHLEAKKLGLKGIPKEELPHILSLLPKIYLLLPLVVLVFMVSTNMYTMQFSAAIAIGIAIFVGLFNSDDRITFKKVIDALEAGGRGTITVAVACAMAGLVAGCITSTGLASEIITMVVNVSGGHAFIALFLTMLCCIVLGMGVPTTANYCIMAATCAPILMAPAIGIEKICAHFFVFYFGIVADITPPVALAAYAGSAIAKAPPMKTAFNATKLAIGAFIVPYIFAFTPAMLFENVQPIIEIANAGPVLTNILVALEIALICGTALLGIFGVAASLNGYLYGPMNFLMRIVICAGGLSMLVPGIVSDIVGLVLVGFVASMQYMKRKQNNPA from the coding sequence ATGAGTGATACTGACTTGACGAAGGAAGATATTGCGCAAATGGAAGCCAACGTTGACGCGGTAATGAAGAAGTACGACCGCGAATCCAACGTCCGGCACTGGTACGGCACTCCGGCAGTGATCGTGCGCTGGTTGTCCGCGCTGTTCTCGGTGTACTGCATTTACGTTACGCTGTTCAGCACTGCGATGCCGGAAGTCAGGCTGAATGTGTTTCTTGGCCTGATTCTGATTCTGGGTTACCTGCACTACCCGATACGCAAGACGCACCACCGCGTGAACCACATACCGATTTACGACGTGATAATCATGCTCGCGGGAGTGATACCGTTCTTCTATTTCGCGTACAATGCCGAGAGCATAATCAGGCTGGCACTCCGCGTAACGAGCCCCCGCAACCCCAACTACAGAATCATGATAACTATGGCGGTGCTCGCGATACTGTCTGCTATGGAGCTGTGCAGGCGGTGCGTCGGGATTCCGATTCTGTGTGTTGTTGGTGCACTGATGGTTTACGCGTTCTCGACGGTGAGGTTCGGGAAGGTGATTTACGACCTGTTCTACTCGACGGGCGACGGACTCAGGAGCACGCCTATAGAGGTCTGCGCAAAGTACATTGTGGTGTTCATAATCTTCGGTGCATTCCTCGAGCGCACGGGAATATCAACGTTCTTCATCAACCTCGCGAACGCCATAGCCGGAGCTTCCGCCGGAGGGCCAGCGAAAGTCGCGGTAATCTCTTCTGCACTGTGCGGAATGGTCAGCGGTTCGTCCGTCGGGAACACCGTAACGACAGGCAGCGTAACAATCCCTATGATGAAGCGCACGGGTTACAGGCCGGAGTTTGCCGGTGCAGTAGAGGCGGCGGCATCGACGGGCGGGCAGATTATGCCTCCGATAATGGGAGCGGCGGCGTTCCTGATGGCGGAATACATGGGCATCCCGTACTCTCAGGTTGCGCTGAAAGCGATTCTCCCTGCTGTGCTCTACTTCACGGGAATATACATTGCTGTTCACCTCGAGGCCAAGAAGCTGGGCTTGAAGGGAATCCCGAAGGAGGAGCTCCCTCACATTCTGAGCCTGCTGCCGAAAATCTACCTTCTGCTTCCGCTCGTTGTTCTGGTCTTCATGGTCTCGACCAACATGTACACAATGCAGTTCTCGGCGGCAATAGCAATCGGCATCGCAATTTTCGTGGGGCTGTTCAACTCCGACGACAGGATAACGTTCAAGAAGGTGATTGACGCTCTCGAGGCCGGAGGTCGCGGGACAATCACGGTAGCTGTTGCGTGTGCGATGGCTGGGCTTGTTGCCGGGTGCATAACGTCAACGGGACTCGCCAGCGAGATTATCACGATGGTAGTGAACGTCTCGGGAGGGCACGCGTTCATTGCGCTGTTCCTCACGATGCTGTGCTGTATCGTTCTGGGAATGGGAGTCCCGACGACTGCTAATTATTGCATTATGGCGGCGACCTGCGCACCGATTCTGATGGCTCCGGCAATCGGCATCGAGAAGATCTGCGCACACTTCTTTGTGTTCTACTTCGGGATAGTTGCGGACATAACACCGCCTGTTGCACTTGCGGCCTATGCGGGAAGCGCAATCGCCAAAGCTCCGCCGATGAAGACCGCCTTCAACGCGACGAAGCTGGCGATCGGTGCGTTCATTGTGCCGTACATTTTCGCGTTCACGCCTGCGATGCTGTTCGAGAACGTTCAGCCGATAATCGAGATTGCGAACGCCGGGCCTGTCCTGACGAATATTCTTGTTGCGCTCGAGATTGCGTTAATCTGCGGGACGGCACTGCTGGGGATATTCGGTGTAGCGGCATCGCTGAACGGGTATCTTTACGGGCCGATGAACTTCCTGATGAGGATAGTGATTTGCGCGGGAGGTTTGAGCATGTTAGTGCCAGGCATAGTGAGCGACATTGTGGGGCTGGTGCTTGTCGGGTTTGTGGCAAGTATGCAGTACATGAAGAGGAAGCAGAACAATCCTGCGTAA
- the ftsH gene encoding ATP-dependent zinc metalloprotease FtsH translates to MNKIVKNLGLYLVLVLVVVSMVNMFLAPEEVQKQYDEISYTQFVSDLEAGNIRILQIRNNTIPGESSSATLQGETVSGQRFLTYGIDVSGIAEKAVAKGITVTFEAPQKNTWLTSLMTSLFPTLLLIGVWIYFLYNMQGGGGRIMSFGKSKAKLFLDNKPKVTFADVAGCDESKEELQEVIHFLKDPEKFRKLGARVPKGVLLVGPPGTGKTLLARAAAGEADVPFFSASGSDFVEMFVGVGAARVRDLFEQAKKYQPCIIFIDEMDAVGRHRGAGLGGGHDEREQTLNQLLVELDGFDDTSSTILIAATNRPDILDPALLRPGRFDRHITVDRPDVKGREEILRVHMKDKQFADDVDVGILARQTPGLVGADLENLVNEGALLAARHGKDKIGMEDLEEGIERVMAGPERKSRLISDKEKRIIAYHETGHAIVAKVLPGSDPVHKISIIPRGHAALGYTLQLPEEDRFLMSKSELMNRIAVLLSGRVSEEIVFNDVTSGAANDLERATQTARQMVTQLGMSDSLGLVKLGNKREEIFLGRDISEDRNYSEEVAYKIDQEVKAIIDACYQKARAILTERRALMDKIAATLLEREVLDADDFAKLMDDDAHSDLPELPDARIDILPNTGRDFLA, encoded by the coding sequence TTGAACAAGATCGTGAAGAATCTCGGGCTCTATCTTGTGCTCGTTCTTGTTGTGGTGTCTATGGTCAACATGTTCCTAGCACCAGAAGAAGTCCAGAAACAGTACGACGAAATCAGCTACACGCAGTTCGTCTCAGACCTCGAAGCCGGGAACATCCGCATACTGCAGATACGCAACAACACCATTCCCGGCGAATCCAGTTCTGCGACGTTGCAGGGCGAGACCGTCAGCGGCCAGCGTTTCCTGACCTACGGCATCGACGTGTCCGGCATTGCGGAAAAAGCTGTCGCCAAAGGCATCACCGTAACCTTCGAGGCTCCACAGAAGAACACGTGGCTGACATCGCTAATGACCTCGCTGTTCCCGACGCTGCTGCTCATCGGCGTGTGGATATACTTCCTCTATAACATGCAGGGCGGCGGCGGAAGGATAATGTCTTTCGGCAAGAGCAAAGCAAAACTCTTTCTCGACAACAAACCTAAAGTTACGTTCGCGGATGTTGCGGGGTGCGATGAGTCGAAAGAGGAACTGCAGGAGGTTATACACTTCCTGAAAGACCCTGAGAAGTTCCGCAAGCTCGGTGCGCGTGTCCCTAAGGGAGTCCTCCTCGTCGGCCCTCCCGGCACGGGCAAAACTCTTCTTGCGCGCGCGGCGGCCGGTGAAGCTGATGTTCCGTTCTTCAGCGCGTCGGGCTCAGACTTCGTTGAAATGTTCGTAGGTGTTGGTGCGGCGAGAGTACGAGACCTCTTCGAGCAGGCCAAGAAGTACCAGCCGTGCATAATCTTCATCGACGAGATGGACGCAGTCGGACGGCACAGAGGAGCGGGACTCGGCGGCGGGCATGACGAACGCGAGCAGACACTTAACCAGCTTCTTGTTGAGCTTGACGGCTTCGACGACACCAGCAGCACGATACTCATTGCGGCGACGAACAGACCCGACATTCTCGACCCCGCACTGCTGAGGCCGGGAAGGTTCGACAGACACATAACCGTTGACCGCCCGGACGTTAAGGGACGCGAAGAGATTCTGAGGGTTCACATGAAGGACAAACAGTTTGCGGATGATGTTGATGTAGGAATTTTAGCGAGGCAGACACCCGGACTCGTCGGCGCAGACCTAGAGAACCTCGTCAATGAAGGCGCGCTCTTGGCCGCACGTCATGGCAAGGACAAAATCGGCATGGAAGACCTCGAGGAAGGCATTGAGCGCGTAATGGCCGGCCCGGAACGCAAGAGCCGTCTCATCAGCGACAAGGAGAAGCGCATAATCGCCTACCACGAGACAGGACACGCGATCGTCGCGAAGGTTCTTCCCGGCTCTGACCCCGTGCACAAAATCTCCATCATCCCCAGAGGACACGCCGCGTTGGGCTACACACTGCAGCTCCCGGAAGAGGACAGGTTCTTGATGTCGAAGTCCGAACTCATGAACAGGATAGCCGTTCTCCTCAGCGGACGCGTGAGCGAAGAGATTGTGTTCAACGACGTAACCAGCGGTGCGGCAAACGACCTCGAACGCGCAACGCAGACAGCCCGCCAGATGGTTACACAGCTGGGAATGAGCGACAGTCTGGGGCTCGTGAAGCTCGGGAACAAGCGCGAAGAGATTTTCTTGGGACGCGACATCTCAGAGGACAGAAACTACAGCGAGGAAGTTGCGTACAAGATTGACCAGGAAGTAAAAGCTATCATCGACGCGTGCTACCAGAAGGCACGTGCAATCCTCACCGAACGCAGGGCACTCATGGACAAGATAGCCGCAACTCTCCTTGAACGCGAAGTGCTGGATGCTGACGATTTCGCCAAGCTGATGGACGATGATGCTCATTCCGATTTGCCGGAACTTCCTGACGCTAGGATAGACATTCTGCCGAACACAGGGCGGGATTTTTTGGCGTGA